From a region of the Daphnia pulicaria isolate SC F1-1A chromosome 1, SC_F0-13Bv2, whole genome shotgun sequence genome:
- the LOC124331180 gene encoding uncharacterized protein LOC124331180, translating into MALQTLTARRGGNRGAVTKLLTKLQGILQDLHSKIKLIQILDDEIQNVTDAADVAAEIWSADVFNSNAFDGRDRAEFELLKLRQQVIDANAAVAAAAAATVASAAAAANLNRPPTVPALPVQTNSSNLPKFDLPEFDGSVLHWRAFWDVFEFEVHNKATYTGATKFNFLNSRLKGSAKAALSGLTPNNANYPKAIDILKDRFGQDKKIIAAHMRALYNMAKPGTDRVSLRIFSDQLESHIRGLDALGKKADSFGDLLVCILLDKFSPDLRRNLTRQHGTTEWTLEELQASIKRELEIVDDSPAEQHSSKIPPAGVKKTNVFFAGASQPIKKKQRCAYCTGDHYASQCTSVGKAAERLKVAKVKKLCLNCLDASHTSLKDCPSKYRCKYCSKAHHSSLHPENSEEVSETPSVASMSVSISPSSTLAAAIHHSESSGKFTQPYVFLKTAIVETRFKGFKERANILIDEGSQRTFITSRLAKLLHLKPMWRESLLLSGFSMNPTGIEYYDVTQFFIVDLSGSLIKIKAIIIDHLVSPLDDPHRNLAASLPHLNGLQLAHPPSEATSFDVDILIGANFYWSLVRDKVIRGAGPTATESKIGYLLSGPLSASSVEIESSDSVLTLHVSTMEKFDLSKFWTVEGLGIQPELESDTTTNIYQSQCIEFRDNQYAAKLPWKSEHPELAPNFQVCHRRTIGTIKRVSKSPSQLAIYQKIISDQLDRGFIEKVPPGEIYKRDCHYIPHFAIEKESATTPLRIVYDCSCKTSAGVSLNDCLETGPPLQNDMLEILLRFRVHRVGISADIEKAFHKVILPDSDRDFFRFLWTSNISNPDADLEVYRFKVIPFGASCSPFILLSVIKHHLHSLPSLTAVDMDLNIYVDNLISGCDSTKEAVDYYAVSNSILNKAGLNLQSWSSNDQAINVRAVEDGVADPSTSSKILGLNWDRSTDSLSLPAFRLSTFIHATTTKRDILRGISTVFDPMGFFAPLTIAAKILNQELWKEKFDWDDPLPQKFRERFSKIAADIDNYHPVVPRCYLECRNDLQSLHLFVDAIPHAFGAVAYFCNLDRVAFVLSKSRVAPLSIGKKPPTLPQLELMAALIGSTLANTIVKALKPLGISLTVTMWSYSQIVLYWLAQTARNKCQYVANRVDTIQKLSKDLQASWHYCPTKSNPADLLTRGISLRQFQQSSSLWIYGPTWLSSPEDWPSWETNKLNAVVLHLAESQLAPLISRPAIPPDSIDLFEVMDVSRYNWITLLRVTSRILRYKSYFLPNRHPAQAFEFLTTAELRNAELIWIRAFQQRFLQDEYRYLRSRSGARPALVSQHDLFINYDDIICCKGRLQHARIKSSAKHPFLLPKSCDLTTLIILYHHKRMFHCGVDATCSSLRQRYWIPSIKQRVRSILRSCVTCRRVSGKPYRAPDHAPLPAFRVSDAPPFTVVGVDYTGAYTIRGVSPKDDQKAYIFLFTCASTRAIHLELVEDLSAHSFLLAFR; encoded by the exons ATGGCTCTCCAAACTCTCACTGCAAGGCGAGGTGGTAATCGTGGTGCCGTCACGAAACTTCTTACAAAGCTTCAAGGCATA CTACAAGATCTACACTCCAAGATCAAACTCATCCAAATATTGGACGATGAGATTCAAAACGTGACCGATGCTGCTGATGTAGCCGCAGAAATCTGGAGCGCTGACGTCTTCAACAGTAACGCGTTCGACGGTCGTGATCGAGCTGAGTTTGAGCTTCTCAAATTACGTCAGCAGGTAATAGACGCAAAcgcggctgttgctgctgccgctgcggCCACCGTTGCttctgcagctgctgctgcgaaTCTAAATCGTCCTCCAACCGTTCCAGCTCTTCCGGTCCAAACGAACTCTTCAAATCTCCCTAAGTTCGATTTGCCAGAGTTTGACGGTAGCGTtcttcattggcgtgctttctGGGACGTGTTTGAATTCGAGGTTCATAACAAAGCCACCTACACTGGAGCCACGAAATTCAACTTTTTAAACTCGCGTCTAAAAGGCTCAGCCAAAGCCGCTCTGTCCGGCCTTACTCCAAACAACGCTAACTATCCCAAAGCTATCGACATCTTAAAAGATCGCTTCGGTCAAGACAAGAAAATTATAGCTGCCCACATGCGCGCGCTATACAATATGGCGAAACCTGGAACCGATCGTGTAAGTCTACGCATCTTTTCGGACCAGCTAGAGTCGCACATCAGAGGTTTGGACGCCCTTGGAAAGAAGGCTGACTCGTTTGGTGATCTTCTTGTGTGTATCCTCTTGGATAAATTCTCACCGGACCTACGTCGAAATTTAACTCGTCAGCATGGAACGACAGAGTGGACTCTAGAAGAATTGCAGGCTTCAATCAAACGAGAGCTCGAAATTGTAGACGACAGCCCAGCTGAACAGCATTCAAGCAAAATTCCGCCAGCAGGTGTAAAGAAGACCAACGTTTTCTTTGCCGGAGCGTCTCAACCTATCAAGAAAAAGCAACGCTGCGCCTATTGCACAGGTGATCACTACGCATCTCAATGTACCAGTGTCGGGAAAGCAGCAGAGCGACTTAAGGTagcaaaagtgaaaaagctGTGTTTAAACTGCTTGGACGCGTCCCACACCAGTTTGAAAGATTGTCCGTCAAAGTATCGTTGCAAATACTGCTCCAAAGCTCATCATTCCAGTTTACATCCAGAAAACTCCGAGGAAGTGTCCGAGACTCCATCCGTCGCTTCCATGTCAGTGTCCATCTCTCCATCTTCAACTTTGGCAGCAGCCATTCATCATTCGGAGTCGTCAGGAAAGTTTACACAGCCGTACGTTTTTCTCAAAACGGCGATTGTTGAAACACGCTTCAAAGGTTTTAAGGAACGCGCCAACATTCTCATCGATGAGGGATCGCAACGCACCTTCATTACTTCCCGTTTGGCTAAATTATTGCACTTGAAACCAATGTGGCGTGAAAGTTTACTCTTATCCGGTTTCTCCATGAATCCAACAGGCATCGAATACTATGACGTAACtcagttttttattgttgaccTCAGCGGTTCCTTAATCAAAATCAAAGCCATCATCATTGATCATCTTGTGAGCCCACTGGATGATCCGCATCGTAATTTGGCAGCTTCTCTTCCTCATCTCAACGGACTTCAATTGGCCCATCCACCTTCTGAAGCCACATCATTCGACGTTGACATCCTGATTGGTGCCAATTTCTACTGGTCACTTGTTCGCGACAAAGTTATTCGAGGCGCAGGTCCAACGGCCACCGAGTCCAAAATCGGTTATCTTCTCTCCGGTCCATTATCTGCGTCATCCGTAGAAATCGAATCATCCGATTCTGTCTTAACGCTTCACGTTTCGACCATGGAAAAATTCGACCTGTCCAAATTCTGGACGGTTGAAGGGCTTGGGATTCAACCCGAGTTGGAAAGCGACACAACGACTAACATCTACCAGAGTCAATGTATCGAATTTCGTGACAATCAGTATGCGGCAAAACTTCCTTGGAAATCGGAACATCCCGAACTCGCTCCAAACTTTCAAGTTTGCCATCGTCGAACCATCGGAACAATCAAGCGGGTATCTAAGAGCCCAAGTCAACTAGCCATCTACCAAAAGATCATCAGTGACCAGTTGGATCGAGGTTTTATCGAAAAAGTTCCGCCGGGAGAAATTTACAAACGTGATTGTCACTATATCCCTCACTTCGCCATTGAAAAAGAGTCAGCGACCACACCGCTTCGGATCGTGTACGACTGTTCTTGTAAGACATCAGCAGGCGTTAGTCTAAATGATTGCCTCGAAACGGGACCACCTCTTCAGAACGATATGTTGGAGATTCTACTACGCTTTCGTGTACATCGAGTCGGCATTTCCGCGGATATCGAAAAAGCTTTTCATAAGGTCATCCTGCCCGATTCGGACCGTGATTTCTTCCGCTTCCTATGGACCAGTAATATCAGCAATCCCGATGCTGATCTAGAGGTCTACCGCTTCAAAGTCATTCCATTTGGAGCCAGCTGTTCCCCATTTATTCTCCTATCAGTCATCAAACATCACTTACATTCTTTGCCGTCCCTCACAGCAGTTGACATGGATCTCAACATCTATGTCGACAATCTTATTTCAGGATGTGACTCAACGAAGGAAGCAGTGGACTACTATGCAGTGTCAAACTCTATTCTCAACAAGGCCGGACTGAATCTTCAATCTTGGAGTTCAAACGACCAAGCAATCAATGTTCGTGCGGTTGAAGATGGCGTAGCCGATCCTTCCACCAGCTCAAAAATACTGGGCCTAAACTGGGATCGTTCTACCGACTCGCTTTCGCTTCCCGCGTTCCGTCTTTCCACTTTTATCCACGCTACAACAACAAAGCGCGATATTCTTCGTGGCATTTCTACAGTTTTTGATCCCATGGGATTCTTCGCTCCGCTCACAATCGCAGCAAAAATTCTAAACCAAGAGctctggaaagaaaagtttgacTGGGACGATCCTCTCCCTCAAAAATTCCGTGAGCGTTTTAGTAAAATCGCAGCTGACATCGACAATTATCATCCAGTCGTCCCCCGCTGTTATCTTGAATGTCGCAACGACCTTCAGAGTTTACATCTCTTCGTGGACGCCATTCCTCACGCGTTTGGAGCCGTTGCTTATTTTTGCAACTTGGATCGTGTCGCCTTCGTTCTCTCCAAATCACGAGTCGCTCCATTGTCAATCGGTAAGAAGCCTCCTACTTTACCTCAACTGGAACTTATGGCAGCTCTGATCGGGTCAACACTCGCAAACACGATCGTGAAAGCTTTAAAACCACTTGGAATTTCTCTCACCGTCACGATGTGGTCATATAGCCAAATTGTTCTTTATTGGCTGGCGCAGACAGCTCGTAACAAGTGCCAGTACGTCGCAAACCGTGTTGACACTATCCAAAAGTTATCAAAGGATCTTCAAGCTTCTTGGCATTATTGCCCCACAAAATCCAATCCGGCTGATTTACTAACAAGAGGTATTTCACTTCGTCAGTTCCAGCAATCATCCAGTTTGTGGATTTATGGTCCAACTTGGCTCTCTTCACCCGAAGACTGGCCGTCATGGGAGACCAACAAGCTAAACGCAGTCGTACTTCATTTGGCGGAGTCTCAACTGGCTCCACTCATCAGTCGTCCAGCTATCCCCCCcgattcaattgatttattcGAAGTCATGGATGTTTCACGCTACAATTGGATTACTCTACTTCGTGTGACTTCTCGGATTCTTCGCTACAAGAGTTACTTTTTACCCAATCGTCACCCTGCTCAAGCTTTCGAATTTCTCACAACTGCCGAACTTCGAAACGCAGAGCTAATTTGGATCAGAGCCTTTCAGCAACGCTTCCTACAAGATGAGTACAGATATCTCCGTTCCCGTTCAGGTGCTCGACCAGCGCTTGTATCTCAACATGATCTTTTTATCAACTACGACGACATCATTTGCTGTAAAGGCCGTCTTCAGCACGCTAGAATAAAATCTAGTGCAAAGCAtccgtttcttcttccaaaatcCTGCGACTTAACTACTTTGATAATTCTTTATCATCACAAACGGATGTTCCACTGTGGCGTCGACGCCACCTGTTCCAGTCTCCGTCAACGGTATTGGATTCCATCTATCAAGCAACGTGTACGATCCATTTTACGCAGCTGCGTAACTTGTCGTCGAGTGAGTGGAAAACCCTACAGAGCCCCAGATCACGCTCCGCTACCTGCATTCCGAGTCAGCGATGCCCCCCCTTTCACCGTCGTTGGTGTCGATTACACCGGTGCTTACACAATTCGGGGTGTTTCTCCAAAAGATGATCAAAAGGcttatattttcttattcacaTGCGCCAGCACCCGTGCAATTCATCTTGAATTGGTTGAGGATCTTTCAGCTCACAGTTTCCTACTCGCCTTTCGTTGA
- the LOC124331334 gene encoding uncharacterized protein LOC124331334, giving the protein MVISDNATNFECGADFITKIFRNPEVANYLTSQQVDWQFIPKRAPWYGGFWERLIGVTKIALSKMLGRTKPTFDELRTLVAEAEFVLNDRPIEKMSADSQTEEALTPSHLMYGRRFTSLPFDHTAAEEILNDPTFGEKPSILTKSAARLEKSLCAFRKHFTTNYSTALREYHKATRGHHEEIVKIGDVVLVHDESPRHHWKLAVIENLIKSNDGHVRAAEIRTASGKTNRPISKLYPLEVSESTETIDIQQSINSPPEQIQQPIDSSPEQIQPIITSRPVRRAAAKANQLIKQMTMDEPEED; this is encoded by the coding sequence ATGGTCATCTCTGACAACGCGACAAATTTCGAatgtggcgctgatttcatcACGAAGATTTTTAGGAATCCGGAAGTAGCCAATTACCTCACCAGTCAACAAGTGGATTGGCAATTCATCCCGAAACGCGCACCTTGGTACGGAGGTTTTTGGGAGCGCTTGATTGGAGTCACAAAAATCGCTTTGTCAAAAATGCTCGGCCGCACTAAACCAACCTTTGACGAGCTGCGAACTTTAGTTGCAGAGGCTGAGTTCGTTCTGAACGATCGTCCAATCGAGAAGATGTCCGCTGATTCCCAGACTGAAGAAGCGCTTACACCATCACATTTGATGTATGGAAGACGTTTCACTAGCCTACCATTCGACCATACTGCAGCAGAAGAAATTCTCAACGACCCAACGTTTGGTGAGAAGCCGTCGATCCTGACTAAATCTGCAGCTCGATTGGAAAAGAGCCTGTGTGCCTTTCGAAAGCATTTCACAACAAACTACTCAACTGCCCTACGCGAATATCACAAAGCTACGCGCGGTCATCACGAAGAAATCGTCAAAATTGGCGACGTCGTTCTCGTACACGATGAGTCTCCTCGTCACCATTGGAAGTTGGCGGTAATTGAAAACCTCATCAAGAGCAATGATGGCCACGTCAGAGCAGCTGAAATCCGGACAGCGTCCGGAAAAACCAACCGACCAATCTCGAAGCTGTATCCTTTGGAGGTTTCGGAGTCAACCGAAACTATTGATATCCAGCAATCtatcaattccccgccggaaCAGATCCAGCAACCTATCGATTCTTCGCCGGAACAGATCCAGCCCATCATCACGTCTCGTCCCGTTCGTCGAGCTGCAGCAAAGGCGAATCAACTCATCAAGCAGATGACCATGGACGAACCAGAAGAAGATTGA